One genomic window of Marinobacter arenosus includes the following:
- a CDS encoding septal ring lytic transglycosylase RlpA family protein, protein MNFKPSLSWILAVTAALVLGGCASAPETDHSSRYTISQDRAPAGDFDASGLSDARPVYEKPRRAGNKSPYTVWGKRYSVMGSNEGYVARGTASWYGEKFHGHKTSNGETFDMYTMSAAHKSLRIPGYARVTNLDNGRSVIVRVNDRGPFHGDRLIDLSYAAAKKLGYQSRGTARVEVAAITVKPDGSMFLAGKPFVPGETVSYPESRVAASGQMGSGNEALFVQLGSFSSRDPAEALLGRARAVLENPMRVRAIDTASGRFHRVQVGPFTDESSARRTQSLLEARGFSQSILLTDSH, encoded by the coding sequence GTGAACTTCAAGCCCTCGCTCTCATGGATATTGGCGGTGACCGCCGCGCTGGTGCTCGGCGGCTGTGCCTCCGCGCCGGAAACCGACCATTCCTCCCGCTACACAATTTCCCAGGATCGGGCACCTGCCGGGGATTTTGACGCCTCGGGGCTGTCCGATGCCCGGCCCGTGTACGAGAAACCCAGGCGGGCGGGGAACAAGTCCCCCTACACAGTGTGGGGCAAGCGGTATAGTGTGATGGGCAGTAATGAGGGCTACGTGGCGCGTGGCACTGCCAGTTGGTATGGCGAGAAGTTCCACGGTCACAAAACATCAAATGGCGAGACCTTCGACATGTACACGATGTCTGCCGCCCACAAATCTCTGCGGATACCCGGCTATGCGCGGGTAACCAACCTGGACAACGGACGTTCGGTCATCGTGAGGGTCAATGACCGGGGGCCCTTCCATGGTGATCGCCTGATCGATCTGTCCTACGCCGCGGCCAAGAAACTTGGCTATCAGTCCCGGGGTACCGCCCGGGTCGAAGTGGCGGCCATCACCGTCAAGCCGGACGGGTCCATGTTCCTGGCCGGCAAGCCGTTCGTGCCGGGTGAAACGGTCAGCTATCCTGAAAGCCGCGTAGCGGCTAGTGGGCAGATGGGGTCGGGCAACGAGGCACTGTTCGTCCAGCTTGGGTCTTTCAGTAGCCGTGATCCGGCGGAAGCGTTGCTCGGCCGGGCCCGGGCCGTGCTTGAGAACCCCATGCGCGTCCGGGCTATCGACACCGCATCCGGTCGTTTTCATCGGGTACAGGTTGGCCCGTTCACCGATGAGAGCAGTGCCCGACGAACCCAGAGCCTGCTTGAGGCAAGGGGATTTTCCCAGTCAATTCTGTTGACCGACTCGCATTGA
- a CDS encoding D-alanyl-D-alanine carboxypeptidase family protein — translation MALKSLFRSFSIIVVLALTLVGKTTAQSVLIPSPPQIAGTSYVLMDPKSGRIIMEENSHERLPPASLTKMMTAYIVERELDEGRIAMSDMVPISVRAWKTEGSRTFVREGTSVPVETLLKGVIIQSGNDASVALAEFVAGSEGAFVDIMNQQAQILGMKDTNFENATGLPSPEHRSTAYDLAILARAIINDYPDNYPIYAEKHFTYNNIRQPNRNSLLWRDDSVDGLKTGHTEEAGYCLVASAKRNDTRFIAVVMGTSSSESRSQEVQKMLNYGFRYYESERLFRTGQELMEARVWGGQSDQLSVGLTEDVYVTIPRGSRNDLESTVDLDSVIKAPIKVGDELGRVKVTLNGDVLVDQPVLALTEVPEGGFFKRIWDAIKLFFFQLF, via the coding sequence ATGGCCTTAAAATCCTTGTTTCGCTCCTTTTCGATCATTGTTGTCCTGGCCCTGACGCTGGTAGGCAAAACCACCGCGCAGTCAGTGCTGATACCTTCGCCGCCGCAGATCGCCGGCACCTCCTACGTGCTGATGGATCCGAAGAGCGGACGAATCATCATGGAGGAGAACAGTCACGAACGCCTTCCGCCGGCGAGCCTGACCAAAATGATGACGGCCTATATCGTCGAGCGCGAGCTGGATGAGGGGCGCATCGCCATGTCCGACATGGTGCCGATCAGCGTTCGCGCCTGGAAAACCGAGGGCTCACGCACGTTCGTCCGGGAAGGTACCAGTGTACCGGTCGAGACCTTGCTGAAAGGGGTGATCATCCAGTCCGGCAATGACGCGTCGGTGGCGCTGGCTGAGTTTGTGGCGGGGAGCGAAGGCGCCTTTGTCGACATCATGAATCAGCAGGCGCAGATACTGGGCATGAAGGACACCAACTTCGAGAACGCCACCGGCCTGCCATCGCCTGAACACCGTTCCACGGCGTATGACCTCGCGATCCTGGCTCGGGCAATCATCAACGATTACCCGGATAATTACCCGATCTACGCCGAAAAGCACTTTACCTACAACAACATCCGGCAGCCGAACCGAAACAGCCTGTTGTGGCGTGACGACAGCGTGGACGGTCTGAAAACGGGCCACACCGAAGAGGCAGGATACTGCCTGGTGGCGTCGGCCAAGCGCAACGATACCCGGTTCATTGCCGTCGTGATGGGAACCAGCAGCTCCGAATCGCGCTCCCAGGAAGTGCAGAAGATGCTGAACTATGGCTTCCGCTACTATGAGAGTGAGCGCCTGTTCAGGACGGGCCAGGAGCTGATGGAAGCCCGGGTCTGGGGTGGACAGTCTGACCAGCTGTCCGTCGGCCTGACCGAGGATGTCTACGTCACCATTCCCAGAGGCTCCCGCAATGATCTGGAATCCACGGTAGACCTTGATTCCGTCATAAAAGCGCCCATTAAAGTGGGAGACGAGCTGGGTCGGGTCAAAGTGACCCTGAACGGGGACGTGCTGGTGGATCAGCCGGTACTGGCGCTGACAGAGGTGCCCGAGGGTGGATTCTTCAAGCGTATCTGGGATGCCATCAAGCTCTTTTTCTTCCAACTGTTCTGA
- a CDS encoding HP0495 family protein, with protein MSEPKAPKIEFPCDYVIKVIGNSAPDFTDFVVEVVEQHAPGITEADISVNESSKGRFSSVQLTIVATGEAQLKALFEELKASGRVHMVL; from the coding sequence ATGAGTGAGCCGAAAGCACCAAAAATCGAATTCCCCTGTGACTACGTCATCAAGGTCATCGGCAACTCGGCCCCGGACTTCACCGATTTTGTGGTTGAGGTCGTTGAGCAGCATGCCCCGGGCATCACCGAGGCGGACATCTCGGTCAATGAGAGCAGCAAAGGCAGGTTTTCGTCGGTCCAGCTCACTATCGTGGCCACCGGCGAAGCCCAGCTTAAAGCGCTGTTTGAAGAACTGAAGGCCAGTGGCCGGGTTCACATGGTGTTGTGA
- the lipB gene encoding lipoyl(octanoyl) transferase LipB, protein MTDLIVRSLGQQPYTETWEAMKSFTAERDDAVTDELWCLEHPRVYTQGQAGKAEHILAPGDIPVIQVDRGGQVTYHGPGQLVVYLLIDLSRRKFGVRALVDQIEQGIVRTLAELDINAAPRPDAPGVYVGESKIASLGLRVRRGCSFHGLALNVAMDMEPFRRINPCGYAGMPMSQVSDFAPGATVSDLEARLVAQLVAGLGASAVDYRQGW, encoded by the coding sequence ATGACCGATCTGATCGTCCGCTCATTGGGCCAGCAACCGTACACGGAAACCTGGGAAGCGATGAAGTCCTTCACCGCGGAACGGGATGATGCGGTGACCGACGAACTCTGGTGTCTGGAGCATCCCCGGGTTTACACCCAGGGCCAGGCCGGGAAGGCCGAACATATCCTGGCGCCAGGCGATATTCCCGTGATCCAGGTGGATCGGGGAGGCCAGGTTACCTACCACGGGCCGGGACAACTGGTGGTCTACCTGTTGATCGACCTGAGCCGACGCAAATTTGGTGTGCGAGCCCTGGTGGATCAGATCGAGCAGGGGATCGTTCGCACGTTGGCCGAACTGGATATTAATGCCGCCCCGCGACCTGACGCGCCGGGCGTCTATGTTGGTGAGTCCAAGATTGCCTCGTTGGGCCTTCGGGTCCGGCGGGGCTGTTCCTTCCACGGACTTGCCCTGAATGTTGCCATGGACATGGAACCCTTCCGTCGCATCAACCCCTGCGGTTATGCGGGCATGCCCATGAGCCAGGTATCCGACTTCGCCCCGGGCGCGACTGTCAGTGATCTGGAAGCGCGACTGGTCGCGCAACTGGTCGCCGGCCTCGGAGCTTCTGCGGTTGATTACCGGCAGGGCTGGTAA
- a CDS encoding GGDEF domain-containing protein: MTHGSLKTSDTKLSQFRVKGEIPVPILINWLTAFAIPLLLFFAWRSSLRDDPVTSPLLITIAVLLGINTAVFWISGNKVLQRRGFITLITVLFTYLAVHAVEDGSAILWLFAYPPIIFYISDARVGVLACAGGFVALLLLFSPLGDLIFGTPYSPGFRLTMLAAFGFEIVTCYILDQSRRRSKLGLLKLAADFEYAAKHDSLTGLANRREALAQLEAEYQRYLRSARSFSVLLMDIDLFKSVNDTHGHHVGDELIVLVARTLRDECRKVDTLARWGGEEFLALLPETETAEALKMANRIRETVARSGVPVDQKAVKATISIGVAGMRASESIDRLLQRADEALYRAKTLGRDQACAAEGESAA, encoded by the coding sequence ATGACACATGGTTCACTGAAAACCTCGGACACGAAGCTGTCACAGTTCAGGGTCAAGGGCGAAATACCCGTCCCCATTCTGATCAACTGGCTGACCGCCTTTGCGATCCCTCTGCTGCTGTTCTTCGCCTGGCGCTCCAGTTTGCGCGATGACCCGGTCACCTCGCCCCTGCTCATTACCATTGCGGTGCTGCTCGGCATCAACACCGCCGTGTTCTGGATCAGCGGCAACAAGGTCCTGCAGCGTCGGGGCTTCATCACGCTGATAACCGTCTTGTTTACCTACCTGGCGGTGCATGCCGTCGAAGACGGGTCGGCCATTCTCTGGCTGTTCGCCTACCCGCCCATCATTTTTTACATCAGCGATGCTCGTGTCGGGGTGTTGGCCTGTGCCGGCGGGTTTGTTGCCCTCTTGCTTCTGTTCAGCCCCCTTGGCGACCTGATCTTCGGCACGCCCTACAGTCCTGGTTTCCGGCTGACCATGCTGGCGGCCTTCGGGTTCGAGATCGTCACCTGTTACATCCTTGATCAAAGCCGCAGGCGCAGCAAGCTTGGCCTGCTGAAGCTGGCGGCGGATTTCGAGTACGCGGCCAAACACGATTCGCTAACCGGGCTGGCCAATCGCCGAGAAGCCCTGGCGCAACTTGAGGCTGAATACCAGCGCTATCTGCGCAGCGCGCGCTCTTTTTCGGTCCTGTTGATGGACATTGACCTGTTCAAATCGGTGAACGACACCCATGGCCATCACGTTGGCGATGAGTTGATCGTCCTGGTTGCCCGGACGTTGCGGGACGAATGTCGAAAGGTCGATACGCTTGCACGCTGGGGCGGCGAGGAATTTCTGGCCCTGTTGCCAGAGACCGAAACAGCCGAAGCCTTGAAGATGGCCAACCGAATTCGGGAAACCGTTGCCAGGTCCGGGGTACCCGTGGATCAAAAGGCGGTGAAAGCGACCATCAGTATTGGCGTGGCCGGCATGCGCGCCTCCGAATCCATCGACCGCCTGCTGCAGCGCGCGGACGAGGCCCTGTACCGGGCCAAAACCCTCGGCCGGGACCAGGCCTGCGCCGCCGAAGGCGAGAGCGCCGCCTGA
- a CDS encoding ABC1 kinase family protein, whose translation MSARRPGKSVSRIKTGSFERRLSLTRAGLYAGGRMASHMATNWFSNKEKREQKHRAMLSSQARFLVDELGQLKGSVVKIGQVMALYGEHFLPEEVTEALHTLEDQTTSLEWSAIEQVLKEELGAGRLSELEVDPEPIGAASLGQVHRAVRRSDGLELVLKVQYPGVADAVDSDLNAVAQLLKIARLVSFGPEFNDWLEEVREMMHREVDYRLEARTTEKFREMLASDPRFIVPRVLPEFSTAHVIASTYEHGHAVSSGPVRELPLARRTALGEAALELFFRELFVWGEIQTDPNFGNYRIRIAGEEGEDRGYDRIVLLDFGAVQSYSDEFLDPVRQMIRASYENDLEAVIEGGVKLRFMSRDWPRDVLETFGSVCMSVLEPLSKDQDQWPDHAVNAQGQYRWKQSDLPSRVARQAARSAISRYFRVPPKEFVFLNRKLIGVYTFIAVLHSEFNGEPLLRKYLYGEDASATSHSTKA comes from the coding sequence ATGTCAGCCAGACGTCCAGGTAAATCGGTCTCCCGCATCAAAACCGGCAGCTTCGAGCGCCGATTGAGTCTCACCCGTGCTGGGCTGTACGCCGGCGGTCGCATGGCTTCGCACATGGCCACCAACTGGTTCAGCAACAAGGAAAAGCGGGAGCAGAAACACCGGGCCATGCTGTCCAGTCAGGCCCGCTTCCTCGTTGATGAGCTGGGCCAACTGAAGGGTAGCGTGGTCAAGATCGGTCAGGTCATGGCGCTCTATGGCGAGCACTTTCTGCCCGAGGAAGTCACGGAGGCGCTGCATACCCTCGAAGACCAGACCACATCCCTGGAATGGTCAGCGATAGAACAGGTTCTGAAAGAAGAACTGGGTGCCGGGCGCCTTTCTGAGCTGGAGGTTGATCCTGAGCCGATTGGCGCGGCGTCACTGGGGCAGGTCCATCGGGCGGTGCGCCGTAGCGACGGCCTGGAGTTAGTGCTGAAAGTCCAGTACCCGGGGGTGGCGGATGCGGTCGACAGCGACCTTAATGCGGTTGCGCAGCTGCTCAAGATCGCCCGGCTGGTCAGTTTCGGCCCGGAATTCAATGACTGGCTGGAAGAAGTCAGGGAGATGATGCACCGGGAGGTGGATTATCGCCTCGAGGCACGCACCACGGAAAAATTCCGCGAGATGCTGGCCTCGGATCCGCGTTTCATCGTCCCGCGGGTGTTACCGGAGTTTTCCACCGCCCACGTGATTGCATCAACCTACGAGCATGGTCACGCGGTCAGTTCCGGGCCCGTGCGGGAGTTGCCGCTGGCACGGCGCACAGCGCTGGGTGAGGCGGCGCTTGAGCTGTTTTTCCGCGAGTTGTTTGTCTGGGGCGAAATCCAGACGGACCCCAATTTCGGGAATTACCGGATCCGGATTGCCGGCGAAGAGGGCGAAGACCGTGGTTATGATCGCATCGTGTTGCTCGACTTCGGCGCGGTTCAATCCTACAGCGACGAGTTTCTGGACCCGGTGCGGCAGATGATCCGTGCCTCCTACGAAAATGATCTGGAAGCGGTCATTGAGGGCGGTGTGAAGCTGCGTTTCATGAGCCGGGATTGGCCTCGTGACGTGCTGGAGACGTTTGGTTCGGTCTGTATGTCTGTGCTGGAACCGCTGTCCAAAGACCAGGACCAGTGGCCGGACCATGCCGTGAACGCCCAAGGCCAGTACCGCTGGAAACAGAGTGATCTGCCTTCCCGGGTGGCCCGCCAGGCGGCCCGATCGGCCATCAGCCGTTATTTTCGGGTGCCGCCGAAGGAATTCGTGTTCCTCAATCGTAAACTCATCGGCGTGTACACCTTTATCGCGGTACTGCACTCGGAGTTCAATGGTGAGCCCCTGCTTCGCAAGTACCTCTACGGTGAGGATGCTTCCGCCACCAGCCACAGCACGAAGGCGTAA
- a CDS encoding YqaA family protein codes for MAYLTLFLTAFAAATLLPAYSEILLGTLVAQGLSYWWLWFWATLGNTLGSVVNGVIGRQVDRFKDKKWFPISEYQLHRARNRFNRYGQWSLLLGWLPLGGDALTLVGGIMRVPWLNFVILVGIGKGLRYAFVLWLVAEASSP; via the coding sequence TTGGCGTACCTGACACTGTTCCTGACGGCTTTTGCAGCCGCAACACTGTTGCCCGCGTATTCAGAAATACTGCTGGGAACCCTTGTGGCGCAGGGACTGTCGTACTGGTGGCTGTGGTTCTGGGCCACCCTTGGCAATACGCTTGGCTCCGTCGTTAATGGGGTTATCGGCCGGCAGGTCGATCGCTTTAAGGATAAAAAGTGGTTTCCGATCAGCGAATACCAGTTGCACCGTGCTCGTAACCGGTTCAACCGTTACGGGCAGTGGTCACTGCTGCTTGGGTGGTTACCGCTGGGCGGCGATGCGCTGACCCTTGTGGGCGGTATTATGCGGGTTCCCTGGCTCAACTTTGTGATCCTGGTGGGAATCGGCAAAGGCCTTCGTTACGCCTTCGTGCTGTGGCTGGTGGCGGAAGCATCCTCACCGTAG
- a CDS encoding methyl-accepting chemotaxis protein, translated as MKQLSLQFKLYALVISLLLVMGISIVVTAQMSLGSMEDRLTSETRDTVQGIVMDQLSATAGKYGELVSGQFATAYRTPEVVRNVITRNIQADSSGRISRLALQETIGAVLEEQKSLSSIYAQFEPDAYDGQDRYFTGGVEEHSSDEGTLEIYYYRDPDGNVVFSRTEDPATKYLEKTNEFGIREAEWYLCSRDTRAPCIMEPYEYEIEEGYSELMTSLVMPILDDGEFAGVAGTDINLSTLQKTIADVSQNLFGGESRVTLLSERGLIAASSHYQDHLGRPLREALPELADKFVRLHTAEGSFDNGEILAVSYPVEIGLANTQWSLLIELPRDIALASVNEITTMLSEQVAATATGQTVVGVVVVVLATLVLVLLVRSVTRPLNEIRDRMQNLASAEGDLTRELDIDTHAELIDLAAGFNTFLGRLRGMINDLKDVNARVSDQARGVGAIALETDEQTSRQHQDIDSVVTAMNEMSAAAGEVAGFAVDAADNARMAQDGIRFTQETLLSAVNGVNEVSGDMSQASTAIGHVASRSEDINRILDVIRGVAEQTNLLALNAAIEAARAGEQGRGFAVVADEVRTLASRTRKSTDEISDMIDGLKADVNGAVSVIESGVERASSAVDGTQEAAHSLATVVDRIGTIVEHVTHVATAAEEQSSVSEEINRNLTQIGDAANDLRELATRVKGSGTALDEQVQVLERELGRLKT; from the coding sequence ATGAAACAGCTTTCCCTTCAGTTCAAACTCTATGCCTTGGTGATATCCCTGTTGCTGGTGATGGGCATCAGCATCGTTGTTACCGCCCAGATGTCACTCGGCAGCATGGAAGACCGTCTGACGTCAGAAACCAGGGATACGGTACAGGGTATTGTCATGGACCAGTTGAGCGCAACGGCCGGGAAATACGGCGAGCTGGTCAGTGGTCAGTTTGCCACTGCCTACCGGACGCCGGAGGTGGTTCGGAACGTGATTACCCGCAATATTCAAGCGGACAGTTCCGGGCGAATCAGTCGTCTGGCGCTTCAGGAAACCATCGGTGCGGTCCTCGAGGAGCAGAAGAGCCTCAGTTCCATCTACGCCCAGTTCGAACCGGATGCCTACGACGGCCAGGACCGCTATTTCACCGGAGGCGTCGAAGAGCACAGCAGTGACGAAGGAACCCTGGAAATCTACTATTACCGGGATCCGGACGGCAATGTGGTGTTCAGCCGCACCGAAGACCCCGCCACCAAGTACCTGGAAAAAACCAACGAGTTCGGCATTCGCGAAGCGGAGTGGTATCTCTGCTCCCGTGACACCAGGGCCCCCTGCATCATGGAGCCCTACGAATACGAGATCGAAGAGGGCTACAGCGAACTGATGACCAGTCTGGTCATGCCCATCCTTGACGATGGCGAGTTTGCCGGGGTCGCCGGTACCGACATCAACCTGTCCACACTGCAGAAAACCATCGCCGATGTCAGCCAGAACCTCTTCGGTGGTGAATCCCGGGTGACGCTGCTGAGCGAGCGAGGCCTGATTGCGGCGTCCAGCCATTACCAGGATCACCTTGGCCGGCCATTGCGTGAGGCACTGCCCGAGCTGGCGGACAAGTTTGTCCGGTTGCACACAGCAGAAGGCAGTTTCGATAACGGCGAAATCCTCGCTGTCTCCTATCCGGTCGAGATTGGTCTCGCCAATACCCAATGGTCGCTTTTGATCGAGTTGCCACGGGATATCGCGCTCGCCAGTGTGAACGAGATAACCACCATGCTGTCGGAGCAGGTGGCGGCAACAGCGACCGGCCAGACCGTGGTCGGCGTGGTGGTGGTCGTGCTTGCAACGTTGGTGCTGGTGTTGCTGGTGCGATCGGTTACCCGGCCGCTGAACGAAATCCGGGATCGGATGCAGAACCTGGCCAGCGCCGAAGGGGACCTGACCCGGGAGCTGGATATAGATACTCACGCGGAGCTGATTGACCTCGCAGCTGGCTTCAACACCTTCCTGGGCCGGCTTAGGGGCATGATCAACGACCTCAAGGACGTGAACGCCCGTGTCAGTGATCAGGCCCGGGGCGTTGGCGCCATTGCCCTGGAAACCGACGAGCAGACCTCCCGCCAGCATCAGGACATCGACAGCGTGGTGACCGCCATGAACGAGATGTCGGCGGCCGCGGGCGAGGTTGCCGGCTTTGCCGTGGATGCTGCGGACAACGCTCGCATGGCCCAGGATGGGATCCGGTTTACCCAGGAAACCCTGTTGTCGGCGGTCAACGGCGTCAACGAGGTGTCCGGCGACATGAGTCAGGCGAGCACGGCGATCGGCCACGTTGCCAGTCGCAGCGAGGATATCAACCGCATCCTGGATGTGATTCGGGGCGTAGCCGAGCAGACCAATCTGCTGGCGCTGAACGCGGCCATAGAAGCGGCTCGGGCCGGTGAGCAGGGGCGCGGATTCGCGGTGGTCGCGGATGAAGTCCGGACGCTGGCCTCTCGAACCCGGAAATCCACCGACGAAATCAGTGACATGATTGATGGTCTGAAGGCCGATGTGAACGGTGCGGTCTCGGTCATCGAGAGCGGCGTGGAGCGCGCGTCCAGTGCGGTTGACGGTACTCAGGAAGCGGCCCATTCGCTGGCAACGGTGGTGGATCGGATTGGCACCATCGTTGAACACGTGACGCACGTGGCCACCGCTGCGGAAGAACAGAGTTCGGTCAGTGAGGAGATCAATCGAAACCTGACCCAGATCGGCGATGCCGCGAACGACTTGAGGGAACTGGCCACCCGGGTCAAGGGCAGTGGTACAGCCCTGGATGAACAGGTGCAGGTGCTCGAACGGGAGCTCGGGCGACTGAAAACCTGA
- a CDS encoding GrxA family glutaredoxin, giving the protein MDQVTIYGRTSCGFCVRAKSLCEAKGLPYKWVDMMAEGLSKADIADRIGRPVYTVPQILVGDQYIGGCDEFFSFVRQQEAATVG; this is encoded by the coding sequence ATGGATCAGGTGACTATTTATGGCCGCACAAGCTGTGGCTTCTGTGTTCGAGCCAAGAGCCTCTGTGAAGCCAAGGGGTTGCCCTACAAGTGGGTCGACATGATGGCAGAGGGGTTGAGCAAGGCGGATATCGCCGACAGGATCGGCCGGCCGGTATACACGGTGCCCCAGATTCTGGTGGGCGACCAGTACATCGGTGGTTGTGACGAATTCTTCTCGTTCGTTCGGCAGCAGGAAGCGGCGACGGTCGGCTGA
- a CDS encoding 6-phosphofructokinase, which translates to MAIKNAFYAQSGGVTAVINASACGVIQTARKHPDKIGKVFAGRNGIIGALREELIDTSLESDDAIQALIHTPGGAFGSCRHKLKNISENRREYERLIEVFRAHDIGYFFYNGGGDSQDTAYKVSQIADKMGYPITCIGVPKTVDNDLPFTDCCPGFGSVAKYIATSTLEASLDIKSMCETSTKVFILEVMGRHAGWIAASGGLAGQGEGEPPHIILFPEIPFDREAFLARVDHCVKEYGYCVVVASEGAQYEDGRFLADAGAKDAFGHTQLGGVAPALANMVKQALGHKYHWAVADYLQRSARHIASATDVKQAYAVGEAAVEMAISGKQALMPTIVREQAKPYRWKIGEAPLSEVANQEKKMPIHYITDDGFGITQDCRDYLEPLIAGESFPPFDNGLPRVAKLKNQLVEKKLKTPFDL; encoded by the coding sequence ATGGCCATCAAGAACGCATTCTACGCTCAATCCGGCGGGGTTACCGCCGTTATCAATGCCAGTGCCTGCGGGGTCATCCAGACCGCGCGCAAGCATCCGGACAAAATCGGCAAAGTCTTCGCCGGCCGTAACGGCATCATCGGGGCACTGAGGGAAGAACTCATTGATACCAGCCTTGAAAGCGACGACGCCATCCAGGCCCTGATCCACACTCCCGGTGGCGCATTCGGCTCCTGCCGTCACAAGCTCAAGAACATCTCCGAGAACCGCCGCGAGTACGAACGCCTGATTGAAGTTTTTCGCGCCCACGACATCGGATACTTCTTCTACAACGGTGGCGGTGACTCTCAGGACACCGCCTACAAGGTATCTCAGATTGCCGACAAGATGGGCTACCCCATTACCTGCATCGGTGTCCCCAAAACCGTCGACAACGACCTGCCTTTTACCGACTGCTGCCCCGGCTTCGGCTCCGTCGCCAAGTACATCGCTACCTCCACACTGGAAGCCAGTCTGGACATCAAGTCCATGTGCGAAACCTCCACCAAGGTCTTCATTCTTGAAGTGATGGGGCGCCATGCGGGTTGGATCGCCGCCTCCGGCGGCCTGGCCGGTCAGGGCGAAGGCGAGCCTCCGCACATCATCCTGTTCCCGGAGATCCCGTTCGATCGCGAAGCCTTCCTGGCACGGGTCGATCACTGCGTGAAGGAATACGGTTATTGCGTGGTGGTTGCCTCAGAAGGTGCCCAATACGAAGACGGTCGATTCCTGGCGGACGCCGGTGCCAAGGACGCCTTCGGCCACACCCAGCTCGGCGGTGTCGCTCCGGCACTGGCCAATATGGTGAAGCAGGCCCTAGGCCACAAATACCACTGGGCGGTTGCCGATTACCTGCAGCGCAGTGCCCGGCACATTGCCTCAGCGACCGACGTAAAGCAGGCCTATGCGGTCGGCGAGGCGGCCGTGGAGATGGCGATCAGTGGCAAGCAGGCCCTGATGCCAACCATTGTCAGGGAGCAGGCCAAGCCGTATCGCTGGAAAATCGGTGAGGCGCCGCTGAGCGAAGTGGCGAACCAGGAGAAGAAAATGCCGATCCACTACATCACCGACGACGGCTTTGGCATCACCCAGGACTGCCGTGACTACCTGGAACCGCTGATCGCCGGGGAAAGCTTCCCGCCGTTCGATAACGGCCTGCCCAGGGTCGCGAAACTGAAGAACCAGTTGGTCGAGAAGAAGCTCAAAACACCGTTCGACCTCTGA